One genomic window of Ruminococcus gauvreauii includes the following:
- a CDS encoding ABC transporter permease, with the protein MNSKRESQYFFYSSLWILAILIVCGAIFCPGFLSGFNATSILRQISYITLMAYGATVIIMLGHINVAYGSEMALIGCVSCEVMVVTGNIVLAILAALLLGALIGMFIAFIVNRFGIPSFIVTLIVSMISRGAAMVFTNSAPITNLGKYTVIGQGMVGKIPVPVFIMVMGFFIIWAIVNKTGFGRQVVAVGENVKASRASGIRVKHVIMKTYILDGVFTAVAAVVFMARMNSGIPASGESSEFDVITAVVLGGTSLTGGTGNVIGTVIGAMIVGMINNMLNLWGINYNWQSIIKGIFIMLVIIIDYSVKKQNWKQ; encoded by the coding sequence ATGAATAGCAAGAGGGAGAGTCAATATTTTTTTTACAGCAGTCTTTGGATTCTGGCCATACTGATCGTATGCGGAGCTATTTTCTGTCCCGGTTTCCTGAGCGGATTTAATGCGACGAGTATCCTGCGGCAGATCTCCTATATTACACTGATGGCATACGGCGCGACAGTCATCATCATGCTCGGTCATATCAATGTTGCCTACGGGTCCGAAATGGCTCTGATCGGATGCGTCTCCTGTGAAGTTATGGTCGTGACTGGAAATATTGTGCTGGCAATCCTTGCGGCTCTGCTTCTGGGAGCTCTGATCGGGATGTTTATCGCCTTTATTGTCAACAGATTCGGAATTCCCTCCTTCATTGTAACACTGATCGTCAGCATGATCTCGAGAGGAGCGGCTATGGTCTTCACAAACAGCGCTCCGATCACAAACCTCGGGAAATATACCGTGATAGGGCAGGGGATGGTAGGAAAGATCCCGGTTCCGGTTTTTATCATGGTGATGGGATTTTTTATCATCTGGGCAATCGTAAACAAGACCGGATTCGGAAGACAGGTCGTTGCCGTGGGTGAAAATGTGAAAGCATCCAGGGCATCCGGTATCCGTGTCAAACATGTCATCATGAAAACCTACATTCTGGATGGTGTTTTCACGGCGGTCGCAGCTGTCGTCTTTATGGCGCGCATGAATTCCGGTATTCCGGCCTCCGGGGAGTCGAGTGAATTCGATGTAATTACCGCGGTTGTGCTGGGTGGAACCTCTCTGACGGGCGGCACAGGAAATGTGATCGGTACGGTCATCGGTGCAATGATCGTCGGGATGATCAACAACATGCTGAATCTGTGGGGAATCAATTATAACTGGCAGAGCATCATTAAGGGAATTTTTATCATGCTGGTCATCATCATTGATTACTCGGTCAAGAAACAAAACTGGAAGCAATAA
- a CDS encoding response regulator transcription factor — MKVLIADDEIGICRLIQCLVDWEALGLEILNIVHNGWEALKVIETDKPDIVITDVCMPEYNGIDIIKRVKSTNSDMKFIVISGYREFEYARDALKYGAEDYLLKPIKKDELTAALLRIIDAEDQKRQTVQEQTRLKQYVETTAIKLREEFVNHLLFQSADPSHLTLTYCSEKLHRDFVKKYFICIAMKADLPEERFSFEEVKDFFQKKAGVTLENNLKEDQYVCCFGLYEDILLAVINFDDSGREEINEHFRTVIFELREMIKIPTSLCHISIGKGNVTDTLKELPVSMHQAYYALMERILKETDSGIYECPEKLTDENRSHFVNYTFQKVLFQALENTDYDGACSLLEGVMMKLKAEEDLTGYKILETFREVYTIVFTGMNAKFSKDEIEEWKAKVNECLHNSCRMEQMSNDLRQFLEQVFARLKEKQESISRKPIREAREYIARHFKEDIDLEQVSCIVGFNSSYFSRLFKKETGKNFVEYLTELRMLEAQQLLSETDKSIAEIAEEVGYTDDKYFSRAFKKYSGLKPKDYRKLYIM; from the coding sequence ATGAAAGTTTTAATAGCAGACGATGAGATTGGAATCTGCCGGCTGATACAATGTCTTGTAGACTGGGAAGCACTGGGACTTGAAATTTTGAATATTGTACACAACGGATGGGAAGCTCTGAAGGTGATCGAGACGGACAAGCCCGACATCGTAATCACAGATGTCTGCATGCCGGAATATAACGGAATCGATATCATTAAAAGAGTGAAGAGCACGAATTCCGATATGAAATTCATTGTCATCAGCGGATACCGGGAATTTGAATATGCCAGGGATGCCCTGAAGTATGGTGCGGAAGATTATCTTCTGAAGCCGATCAAGAAAGATGAGCTGACCGCTGCGCTGCTGCGTATCATTGACGCCGAGGATCAGAAACGTCAGACAGTACAGGAGCAGACGAGGTTGAAACAGTATGTGGAGACAACCGCTATCAAGCTGCGCGAGGAATTTGTGAATCACCTTCTTTTTCAGTCTGCGGATCCTTCACATCTTACTTTGACGTACTGCAGTGAAAAACTGCATCGTGATTTTGTCAAAAAATATTTTATATGTATCGCGATGAAGGCCGATCTTCCCGAGGAACGTTTTTCATTTGAAGAAGTAAAGGATTTCTTTCAGAAAAAAGCGGGAGTTACACTGGAAAATAATCTGAAAGAGGATCAGTATGTGTGCTGCTTTGGGCTGTATGAGGATATCCTGCTGGCGGTTATCAATTTTGATGATTCCGGGAGAGAAGAAATCAACGAGCATTTCAGGACGGTGATCTTTGAGCTGCGCGAAATGATCAAAATACCGACATCTCTCTGTCATATTTCGATCGGTAAGGGAAATGTGACGGATACACTCAAAGAACTGCCGGTCTCCATGCATCAGGCTTACTATGCGCTGATGGAACGGATATTAAAGGAGACGGACAGCGGGATCTATGAATGCCCGGAGAAACTGACGGATGAAAACCGAAGTCATTTCGTCAACTATACATTTCAGAAAGTCCTGTTTCAGGCTCTTGAAAATACCGATTACGACGGAGCCTGCTCCCTGCTTGAGGGTGTCATGATGAAGCTGAAAGCTGAAGAGGACCTGACAGGATATAAAATTCTGGAAACTTTTCGTGAGGTCTACACCATCGTCTTCACGGGAATGAATGCGAAATTTTCAAAGGATGAGATCGAGGAGTGGAAAGCAAAAGTAAATGAATGCCTGCACAACAGCTGCCGCATGGAGCAGATGTCAAATGACCTGCGGCAGTTTCTCGAACAGGTATTTGCCAGGCTGAAAGAAAAGCAGGAGAGTATCAGCCGCAAACCGATCCGTGAGGCGAGAGAATACATTGCCAGACATTTCAAGGAAGACATCGATCTGGAACAGGTGAGCTGCATCGTCGGGTTTAATTCATCTTACTTTTCGAGACTCTTTAAAAAGGAAACCGGTAAAAATTTCGTGGAATATCTGACGGAGCTGCGGATGCTGGAAGCACAGCAGCTGTTGTCGGAGACAGATAAATCCATCGCGGAGATCGCGGAAGAAGTCGGGTACACCGATGACAAATATTTTTCAAGAGCATTTAAGAAATACAGCGGACTGAAGCCGAAAGACTATCGCAAACTATATATTATGTAG
- a CDS encoding N-acyl homoserine lactonase family protein, producing the protein MNYRIRLLNTGHQYLDKGDYATFRSGHGTVLDMPVFAFLIEGNGKKYLVDTGMADTERSVKYHHDGLQEEGSAIHEQLKKIGVSTDEIDAILFTHLHWDHCSNLEKFPDAELYVSRKEYEFAVNPLPFYWASYEFPPATGLTPPFAGRKFHLIDGETEVFQGISMIPTPGHSPGHMAVSVQTEAGVYYIVGDLMFLRDNMNPEPQKGWPITPPGRFCNMLDLWKSIETIVERAEQTDFVLMTHDPFHLGKEILPPGR; encoded by the coding sequence ATGAACTATCGCATCCGTCTGCTGAACACCGGTCACCAGTACCTGGACAAAGGGGACTACGCGACTTTTCGCAGCGGTCACGGGACCGTTTTGGACATGCCGGTGTTTGCTTTTTTGATCGAAGGAAATGGAAAGAAATATCTGGTTGATACCGGGATGGCTGATACCGAGAGATCTGTAAAATACCATCATGACGGGCTCCAGGAAGAGGGCAGTGCAATCCATGAACAACTGAAAAAAATCGGGGTTTCAACCGATGAAATCGATGCCATCCTGTTTACACATCTGCATTGGGATCACTGCTCTAATCTGGAAAAGTTTCCGGATGCCGAACTGTATGTCAGCCGTAAAGAGTATGAATTTGCGGTCAACCCGCTGCCCTTTTACTGGGCATCCTACGAGTTTCCGCCGGCAACCGGCCTGACCCCTCCTTTTGCAGGAAGAAAGTTCCATTTGATTGACGGGGAAACTGAGGTGTTTCAAGGGATTTCGATGATTCCGACGCCAGGACATTCTCCTGGGCATATGGCTGTCTCTGTCCAGACGGAGGCCGGTGTATATTACATCGTAGGAGATCTGATGTTTCTGCGGGATAATATGAATCCGGAGCCGCAAAAAGGCTGGCCGATCACGCCGCCTGGACGCTTCTGCAATATGCTGGATTTATGGAAGAGCATAGAGACAATTGTTGAGCGGGCAGAACAGACAGACTTTGTACTAATGACACATGACCCATTTCATCTGGGCAAGGAGATCCTGCCTCCCGGCAGATGA
- a CDS encoding sugar phosphate isomerase/epimerase family protein, translating to MFLGGTTWAFRWIPPYESAIDQISELGFKGVELTIWSDEAMQYYSDSKVTELKQRIADKGMMLTGIFLGMSGTASAQPENRELFIEQFKQAVDIGNRLGSPKMIICGPTPFEMQFPKEMGRPNMETFELDVPTGMDFNQNYSDFIASIRKVADVCETMDHRLAFEPHPHRYMKNADSMLRILEHVGSDRVGMNIDPSHLYPMGEMPDQVVHRMRGHIFGVHVSDNDGLTNAHWRPGKGKIDWNAFFRALKAVGYDENITIELEDVPGAAGLPSSPAEPVDPLAKNPDSDPVLIAREYNLSAEYLRQVCKEEGITLL from the coding sequence ATGTTTTTAGGAGGAACCACATGGGCATTTAGATGGATACCGCCGTATGAAAGCGCTATCGATCAGATATCAGAACTTGGCTTTAAGGGAGTGGAGCTTACCATATGGAGTGATGAAGCCATGCAGTATTACAGTGATAGTAAGGTAACGGAATTGAAACAACGGATTGCTGATAAGGGGATGATGCTCACAGGAATCTTTCTGGGGATGAGCGGGACAGCATCCGCACAGCCGGAAAATCGTGAGCTGTTTATCGAACAATTCAAGCAGGCTGTTGATATTGGCAACCGGCTTGGTTCACCCAAGATGATTATCTGCGGACCCACACCATTTGAGATGCAGTTTCCCAAAGAAATGGGGCGTCCAAACATGGAAACTTTCGAACTGGATGTTCCGACTGGCATGGATTTCAATCAAAACTATTCGGACTTTATAGCAAGCATCCGCAAAGTCGCCGATGTATGTGAGACGATGGATCACCGCCTTGCATTTGAACCTCATCCGCATCGCTATATGAAGAATGCCGATTCAATGCTGCGCATCTTAGAGCATGTAGGCTCGGATCGGGTTGGTATGAATATTGATCCCAGCCATCTTTACCCGATGGGAGAAATGCCGGATCAGGTCGTACACCGTATGCGCGGTCACATCTTTGGGGTTCATGTATCAGACAACGACGGATTAACAAACGCACATTGGCGCCCGGGGAAGGGGAAAATAGACTGGAACGCATTTTTCCGGGCATTAAAAGCGGTTGGATATGATGAAAATATTACGATCGAGCTGGAAGACGTACCTGGTGCTGCAGGCCTGCCATCCAGTCCGGCTGAACCGGTTGATCCGCTTGCTAAAAACCCGGATTCCGACCCGGTTTTGATCGCCCGTGAATATAATCTCAGTGCAGAGTATTTACGGCAGGTTTGTAAAGAAGAAGGAATTACACTTTTATAA
- a CDS encoding zinc-dependent alcohol dehydrogenase, protein MKGLVMNADRRIAYIDQPEPILKPGHVILDIAGCGICGSDMHVYRGSESSWHFPVLFGHEFAGTIAAVAEDVTGFAVGDIVTVEPMTYCGTCEMCKKKRYNLCPNAMMYGAELPGGFAKQIAVDYRYLIKAPQGVTAMQAVVAEPLATVIHGFNRLKQQEYDNVVIFGAGAIGLLAASVALTRARHVAVIDVVPSRLETASAIGVALTVNSKEEDVADAVMKMTAGKKADLCIDCAGISMVRDQCFRLISPGGELLFIAMGHDITEVNFRQLVSRELTAYGCQCHYMSDFEEALRALKDGIIPYEKIVTAYSLEEGVAVFEKIKKGEEMGIKVVLVPEPEEVT, encoded by the coding sequence ATGAAGGGACTCGTAATGAATGCTGATCGCAGGATTGCATACATCGATCAGCCTGAACCAATATTGAAACCCGGTCACGTGATACTCGACATTGCCGGGTGCGGGATCTGCGGATCTGATATGCACGTATACCGCGGCTCTGAAAGCTCATGGCATTTCCCTGTATTGTTTGGCCATGAATTCGCGGGTACGATTGCCGCTGTGGCAGAAGATGTAACCGGTTTTGCAGTCGGTGATATCGTCACGGTAGAGCCGATGACATATTGCGGAACCTGTGAGATGTGCAAAAAGAAACGATATAATCTCTGCCCGAACGCGATGATGTACGGCGCAGAACTTCCGGGAGGTTTCGCAAAACAGATAGCGGTTGATTACCGATACCTGATCAAGGCCCCGCAGGGCGTAACTGCAATGCAGGCAGTTGTCGCGGAGCCGTTGGCAACCGTCATTCATGGTTTCAACCGCCTGAAGCAGCAGGAATACGACAATGTCGTGATCTTTGGCGCGGGGGCAATCGGTCTACTGGCGGCATCTGTCGCACTCACCAGAGCCAGACATGTTGCTGTCATTGACGTAGTGCCCTCGCGGCTGGAAACCGCTTCAGCGATCGGCGTAGCACTGACGGTCAATTCAAAAGAGGAGGACGTAGCAGATGCAGTCATGAAGATGACAGCAGGGAAAAAAGCTGATCTGTGCATTGACTGTGCCGGGATATCGATGGTGCGCGATCAGTGCTTCAGACTGATCAGTCCCGGAGGCGAACTGTTGTTTATTGCCATGGGACATGATATTACAGAAGTTAATTTCCGGCAGCTTGTAAGCAGGGAGCTGACTGCTTACGGGTGTCAGTGTCATTACATGTCCGATTTTGAAGAAGCTTTAAGAGCGCTGAAGGACGGCATCATTCCATACGAGAAGATCGTTACGGCGTACAGCCTGGAAGAAGGCGTTGCGGTATTTGAGAAAATAAAAAAGGGTGAAGAGATGGGGATTAAAGTGGTTTTGGTTCCCGAACCGGAGGAGGTGACCTGA
- a CDS encoding ATP-binding cassette domain-containing protein, with translation MQEELLKIENGMKNVDGYDILAGVQIQVFKNKTCGIMSGEQQELELLWEILQGKQRLDYGTFYINERKVCEEDAPEVLRENVTVIDGSSHLISSLSLAENLFVISRDYKERFLDLEKLEKKLEILFDMFHINIDIHTSVSRLSHMEQFKIELLKAYTMGMKLVLVDIRSNSLLPEEVDELFELITKMKERNITFIVWNPVLEQTLHFSDQLLIIKNGRTARIFGQSEFDENSITRILLGNPEKSLRFGQLSQRSQLAFRMEHVSENYLFRASFDIYSGEIVCIHCDEEEGLSHFYKVMSGETQVRNGKMTIGSRNFAPKCLEDAIEHGVGFIENISYTQTLFYQMTVLENVCIVKGNYLKAIWWKRRYRDSIRNTINSVFGKDICDKRLGELTEMELQKVLFCRFMIFHPKLLVLVNPFIGGCINMNEESLKNIQMTADRGISVLILTGSRMKMPQLHGRHLILTKAGVLMERIQRYE, from the coding sequence ATGCAGGAAGAATTACTGAAAATCGAAAACGGTATGAAAAATGTAGATGGGTATGACATTCTCGCGGGTGTTCAGATCCAGGTATTTAAAAATAAGACCTGCGGAATCATGTCCGGTGAGCAGCAGGAGCTGGAGCTGCTCTGGGAGATTCTGCAGGGGAAACAAAGACTGGATTACGGAACCTTTTATATCAATGAGCGGAAGGTATGCGAGGAGGATGCACCGGAGGTTCTCAGAGAAAATGTAACCGTGATCGACGGCAGTTCTCATCTGATCAGCAGCCTGTCGCTGGCAGAAAATCTGTTTGTCATCTCAAGGGACTATAAAGAACGGTTCCTGGACCTGGAAAAGCTTGAAAAAAAGCTGGAGATTCTGTTCGATATGTTTCACATAAACATCGATATTCACACGTCCGTCTCGCGGTTGAGCCACATGGAACAGTTTAAGATTGAGCTTCTGAAGGCTTATACGATGGGGATGAAGCTGGTGCTTGTTGATATTCGAAGCAACAGTCTGCTGCCGGAAGAAGTGGACGAGCTGTTTGAGCTGATCACCAAAATGAAAGAGCGCAATATCACATTTATCGTATGGAATCCGGTCCTCGAACAGACACTTCACTTTTCGGATCAGCTGCTGATCATAAAGAATGGCAGGACGGCGCGCATTTTTGGACAGTCTGAATTTGACGAAAATTCCATCACCAGAATACTGCTGGGAAATCCGGAAAAATCACTTCGTTTCGGGCAGCTGTCACAGCGCAGCCAGCTGGCATTTCGAATGGAACATGTCTCCGAGAATTATCTGTTTCGTGCCAGTTTTGACATTTACAGCGGTGAGATCGTCTGCATTCACTGTGATGAGGAAGAGGGACTATCGCATTTTTACAAGGTCATGAGCGGCGAAACGCAGGTGAGAAATGGGAAGATGACAATCGGTTCCAGAAATTTCGCGCCGAAGTGCCTGGAAGATGCAATAGAACATGGAGTTGGGTTCATTGAGAATATTTCCTATACACAGACACTGTTTTATCAGATGACGGTACTGGAAAATGTCTGTATTGTCAAAGGCAACTATCTCAAGGCAATCTGGTGGAAGCGAAGATACAGGGACAGCATACGCAATACGATAAATTCTGTTTTCGGAAAAGATATCTGCGATAAACGATTAGGTGAACTGACGGAAATGGAGCTGCAGAAAGTACTTTTTTGCCGTTTCATGATCTTTCATCCGAAACTGCTGGTACTGGTCAACCCGTTTATCGGCGGATGTATCAATATGAATGAGGAGTCTCTGAAGAATATTCAGATGACCGCCGACCGCGGGATTTCGGTTCTGATCCTTACCGGGAGCAGAATGAAGATGCCGCAGCTGCACGGACGGCATCTGATTCTCACAAAAGCAGGCGTGTTAATGGAAAGGATACAACGTTATGAATAG
- a CDS encoding sugar phosphate isomerase/epimerase family protein, with product MKPALNGATSMKHSLELEIAAAAEAGFEGLELWWDKVVNYLKTNSADDLSKLLKENKVKAIGICPFAFSPYRDTEQCRKEIQQGLEIAAEIGCKMLTICGYGRPIQISKEQASRKYAEELKLLSEMAEKYGVNLAIEPVSGNTVFQNPLDTLRVIELAGNPKNLGTLVDTFHYSRVGVDMDTVCNIPLEKLYIVHINDSIEGEGEGLTDADRLYPTEGILDLSAYMNVLREIGYDGYLSVEVFNRDYWEEDVKTICSRAKAGYDEMVKL from the coding sequence TTGAAGCCAGCGTTAAATGGTGCGACAAGCATGAAACACTCACTGGAACTTGAGATTGCAGCTGCAGCGGAGGCGGGATTTGAAGGCTTAGAACTCTGGTGGGATAAGGTTGTGAATTACCTGAAAACAAACAGCGCAGATGACTTGTCGAAGCTTCTTAAAGAAAATAAGGTAAAAGCGATTGGCATCTGTCCATTTGCATTCTCGCCGTACCGGGATACCGAGCAGTGCCGGAAGGAGATCCAACAGGGACTCGAAATCGCTGCCGAGATCGGATGCAAGATGCTGACGATCTGCGGTTACGGGCGCCCGATCCAGATTAGCAAAGAACAGGCTTCCCGCAAATATGCGGAGGAACTGAAATTATTGTCAGAAATGGCTGAGAAATATGGCGTGAACCTTGCCATTGAACCGGTAAGCGGAAATACGGTCTTTCAAAATCCGCTCGACACGCTCCGGGTGATCGAACTGGCAGGCAATCCAAAAAACCTTGGCACCCTGGTTGATACCTTCCATTATTCCCGCGTGGGCGTCGATATGGATACCGTCTGTAACATACCGCTAGAAAAGCTGTATATCGTCCATATCAACGACAGCATAGAGGGAGAAGGTGAGGGACTTACAGATGCAGACCGTCTATATCCGACGGAGGGTATTCTCGATCTGAGCGCATATATGAATGTGCTGCGGGAAATCGGATATGACGGATATCTGTCGGTTGAAGTATTCAACCGGGACTACTGGGAGGAAGATGTCAAAACCATCTGTTCCAGGGCGAAGGCGGGATATGACGAAATGGTAAAACTATAA
- a CDS encoding sugar phosphate isomerase/epimerase family protein, whose protein sequence is MVYSAAAWAFDWEPPCVDAINAIAGLGFQGVELRIQGREELKYYNDETNKSLRALMDSKDLRLTNLNFTPEGASSPIAEERALAVKDFETVITAATQLGTQLITLGPSYPGEMTCVDEHYRPSMQVWNMDIPDGLDLVKNYEEYLDTVKSFASLCREHGLKLAIETVPYAWARNTDAVLRLLEQPGLEDVGVTYDVANISMIGEVAEIFVYRVNSRIYNVQMADNHGANNVHWRPGKGKNDFNAIVCALHDVGYEGPVCLELSDAEGAGRSPRGLYNPHGDYEKLCRSHRLAVAELERIYCEEGL, encoded by the coding sequence ATGGTTTATTCTGCAGCAGCATGGGCATTTGATTGGGAGCCGCCTTGCGTGGACGCGATAAATGCAATTGCCGGACTTGGTTTTCAGGGCGTCGAATTACGGATCCAGGGGCGTGAAGAGCTGAAATATTATAACGATGAAACAAACAAATCGCTTCGCGCGTTGATGGACAGCAAGGATCTGAGACTGACGAATTTGAATTTTACACCGGAGGGCGCTTCAAGCCCGATTGCGGAAGAACGTGCATTGGCAGTTAAGGATTTTGAGACGGTGATCACGGCTGCCACACAGTTGGGAACTCAGTTAATTACGTTAGGGCCGTCCTATCCAGGTGAGATGACTTGTGTTGACGAGCATTATCGTCCCAGCATGCAGGTGTGGAACATGGATATTCCGGATGGGCTTGATCTGGTAAAAAACTATGAAGAGTATTTGGATACGGTGAAGAGTTTTGCCAGTCTCTGCAGGGAACATGGCCTGAAACTGGCAATTGAAACTGTGCCCTATGCCTGGGCACGCAACACTGATGCGGTGCTGAGGCTGCTTGAACAGCCGGGATTGGAGGATGTAGGGGTTACCTATGATGTTGCGAATATTTCAATGATCGGAGAAGTGGCAGAGATATTTGTATATCGGGTGAACAGCCGCATATACAATGTGCAGATGGCGGACAATCACGGCGCCAACAACGTACACTGGCGTCCCGGAAAAGGCAAGAATGATTTCAATGCAATCGTGTGTGCGCTTCATGATGTTGGTTACGAAGGTCCGGTTTGTCTGGAATTATCAGATGCCGAAGGAGCGGGGCGCAGTCCGCGGGGATTATATAATCCGCATGGAGATTACGAAAAATTATGCCGCAGCCACAGACTGGCAGTTGCTGAACTGGAACGCATTTATTGCGAGGAGGGACTATGA
- a CDS encoding sensor histidine kinase: MDRNDTGSSLKKRIKICAALLAALALLITIYNMFLLNELKENNKAAFDSGRMTGMILLLLVLGFLIFTYNYLVIPYLKSRRVLDNFNKGIVFEDVFALPYPFTPELEIALAKLEALLDKKESLKLSVEQSKYLALQNQINPHFLYNTLDAIRGDVLMAGLHNISDTIEALSTYFAYSISNLEQFATLSEELRNVQAYITVQKYRFGEALQFSVIYEEDREQLQDLYIPRMVLQPIVENAIYHGLEIRNKRGSIQLRIQMTRKTLIIDIVDDGVGMSQKAVEVLNLKLTHAEAGLGNAEQKKKGIALVNVNSRIKLLFGHEFGMYVYSNEGVGTDVKLTLPIVNEPK; this comes from the coding sequence ATGGATCGTAACGATACGGGGTCTTCCCTGAAAAAGCGGATTAAGATATGTGCAGCCCTGCTTGCGGCGCTTGCCCTTCTGATAACAATTTATAATATGTTTCTTTTAAATGAGTTAAAAGAAAACAATAAAGCGGCATTTGACAGCGGCAGGATGACGGGGATGATACTGCTGCTCCTTGTCCTGGGGTTTCTGATTTTTACTTATAATTATCTCGTGATACCTTATCTGAAATCCCGGAGAGTTCTGGATAATTTCAACAAAGGCATTGTGTTTGAGGATGTATTTGCGCTTCCTTATCCGTTTACTCCGGAACTGGAAATCGCCCTTGCCAAGCTTGAGGCGCTGCTTGATAAGAAAGAATCTCTGAAGCTTTCTGTTGAGCAGTCAAAATACCTGGCGCTTCAGAACCAGATCAACCCGCATTTTCTTTATAATACGCTGGATGCCATAAGGGGAGACGTTCTGATGGCAGGACTTCACAACATCTCGGATACGATAGAGGCATTGTCAACCTATTTTGCTTATTCCATCTCCAATTTGGAGCAGTTCGCCACACTGTCGGAAGAACTGCGCAATGTGCAGGCTTATATTACCGTACAGAAATATCGTTTCGGAGAGGCCCTGCAGTTTTCCGTTATTTATGAGGAAGACCGGGAACAGCTCCAGGATTTGTACATTCCGCGTATGGTACTGCAGCCCATTGTTGAAAACGCAATCTACCACGGACTGGAGATACGCAACAAACGAGGAAGCATTCAGCTGCGTATCCAGATGACGAGAAAAACCTTGATCATCGACATTGTCGACGATGGCGTCGGCATGTCACAGAAAGCGGTGGAAGTGCTGAATCTGAAGCTGACACATGCGGAAGCGGGTCTGGGAAATGCGGAGCAGAAGAAAAAGGGCATTGCACTCGTCAACGTCAACAGCAGGATCAAACTTTTGTTCGGTCATGAATTCGGAATGTATGTTTACAGTAATGAGGGTGTTGGCACAGACGTCAAGCTGACACTCCCTATCGTAAATGAACCAAAATAG